One stretch of Balneolaceae bacterium DNA includes these proteins:
- a CDS encoding DUF3179 domain-containing protein, which translates to MYLSDTILRILLILLLYGFLFTACSNSVSDSSNDGHDNWIIPRDQVVSGGPGKDGIPSVDRPVFAKASEVQYIDDDRRVVGLRIGDTIRAYPHQILDWHEIVNDEVNGTPVAITHCPLTGTAIGWNRKVNGQVTEFGVSGLLFRNNLIPYDRHTDSNWSQMQMRSVAGELAGTDIKTEDLLETTWATWKSMYPDSEVLTRETGYNRGYTGYAYGSTYSTDDSAILFPITHHDDRLDRKDRVHGVILERPADEVAPVRVYPIKVFGEGVNVIQETLRGQRILVVGSREHDFAASFRSTLPDGTQLEMKAVQDALPVVMEDGEGNRWNLFGVAVEGPRKGQRLQPTHSYTGYWFAWVDFFPALDLYQAD; encoded by the coding sequence ATGTACCTGTCCGACACCATCCTTCGCATTCTTCTCATCCTGCTGCTCTATGGATTTCTTTTTACGGCCTGCAGTAACTCGGTGAGCGATTCCTCCAACGACGGGCACGATAACTGGATCATCCCACGTGACCAGGTGGTCAGCGGTGGCCCTGGGAAGGACGGCATCCCCTCGGTGGATAGACCCGTCTTCGCCAAAGCGTCGGAGGTGCAGTACATCGACGACGACCGCCGCGTAGTAGGCCTGCGCATAGGCGACACCATCCGGGCCTATCCCCACCAGATCCTGGACTGGCACGAGATCGTGAACGACGAGGTGAACGGTACACCCGTAGCCATCACCCACTGCCCGCTCACCGGCACCGCCATCGGATGGAACAGAAAGGTTAACGGACAGGTTACTGAATTCGGAGTTTCCGGTCTGCTCTTCAGGAACAATCTCATCCCCTACGACCGGCATACCGACAGCAACTGGTCACAGATGCAAATGCGAAGCGTGGCCGGGGAACTGGCTGGCACCGACATTAAGACAGAGGACCTGCTGGAAACCACCTGGGCCACCTGGAAATCCATGTACCCCGATTCAGAGGTGCTCACACGGGAGACCGGCTACAACAGGGGTTATACCGGCTATGCCTACGGCAGCACCTACAGCACCGACGATTCGGCTATCCTCTTCCCCATTACCCATCACGATGACCGCCTGGACCGCAAGGATCGCGTGCACGGCGTGATCCTGGAGCGTCCCGCCGATGAGGTAGCGCCGGTCAGGGTATATCCCATCAAGGTGTTCGGGGAGGGCGTCAACGTCATCCAGGAGACCCTGCGCGGGCAGCGAATACTTGTGGTGGGCAGCAGGGAGCACGACTTCGCCGCCTCTTTCAGGAGCACCCTTCCCGACGGCACACAGCTTGAAATGAAGGCCGTGCAGGACGCCCTGCCGGTAGTTATGGAGGACGGCGAAGGCAACCGCTGGAATCTCTTCGGGGTGGCCGTGGAGGGGCCGCGCAAGGGCCAGCGCCTGCAACCCACCCACTCCTACACGGGCTACTGGTTCGCATGGGTCGATTTCTTCCCGGCACTCGACCTCTACCAGGCAGACTGA
- a CDS encoding sigma-70 family RNA polymerase sigma factor — MFNWFKRRSEQSKSFASNEEWMEGLRNPPDERAVKQLRQTLVRGLKPALSKYVDRELEDFVEDVAQDALLKILDNVESFRGESKFTTWAMKIAVREGLTELRRKRYDDISIDDLKAEPGDREIFSMSMADTGPEPDHDTHQSQIMEMVMRIMDEELTEKQRTAIRALMVHGLPITVVAEQMDTNRNALYKVVHDARLKLKNRLQKEGVDPEELLKKW, encoded by the coding sequence ATGTTCAACTGGTTCAAGAGACGATCAGAACAGTCCAAATCTTTCGCCTCCAACGAGGAGTGGATGGAGGGACTGCGCAACCCGCCTGACGAGCGGGCGGTAAAACAGCTGCGGCAGACGCTCGTTCGCGGCCTTAAACCCGCCCTGAGCAAATACGTGGACCGGGAGCTGGAGGACTTCGTGGAGGATGTGGCCCAGGATGCCCTGCTCAAAATTCTTGATAACGTGGAGTCCTTTCGGGGAGAGAGCAAGTTTACCACCTGGGCGATGAAGATCGCTGTGCGGGAGGGATTGACGGAGCTGCGGCGCAAGCGTTACGACGATATTTCCATCGACGATCTGAAGGCCGAGCCCGGCGACCGGGAGATCTTCTCCATGAGCATGGCAGATACCGGTCCGGAGCCCGACCACGACACCCACCAGTCACAGATCATGGAGATGGTGATGCGCATCATGGACGAGGAGCTGACCGAGAAACAGCGAACCGCCATACGGGCGCTCATGGTGCACGGGCTGCCCATTACCGTGGTGGCCGAACAGATGGACACCAACCGGAACGCCCTCTACAAAGTGGTGCACGATGCCAGACTCAAACTCAAAAATCGTCTGCAAAAAGAAGGGGTTGATCCCGAGGAACTGCTGAAAAAATGGTAA
- a CDS encoding alpha/beta fold hydrolase: MKSHTLRFPGHSEELAARLDEPEGGIRRGTVLFAHCFTCSKNLRAVGRISRAMTEAGLGVFRFDFTGLGESEGDFADTNFSSNVEDLLAAAGYLEKEWQAPGLLMGHSLGGAAVLQAAERLESVQAVATIGAPCKPEHVAHLLSDSREEIESSGRAHVVLAGRSFTIKKQFLEDLEEQHMNEIIRGLGKALLIFHSPVDKTVDIDNAAHIYRMARHPKSFISLDKADHLLSKEEDARYVGSVAAAWARRYL, translated from the coding sequence ATGAAAAGCCATACCCTGCGTTTTCCCGGGCACAGCGAAGAGCTGGCTGCCCGCCTCGACGAACCCGAAGGGGGCATCCGCCGGGGCACCGTACTGTTCGCCCACTGTTTTACCTGCTCCAAAAACCTGCGCGCGGTGGGACGTATATCCCGGGCCATGACAGAGGCCGGGCTGGGGGTCTTCCGTTTTGACTTTACCGGTCTGGGAGAGAGCGAGGGCGATTTCGCCGATACCAACTTCTCCTCCAACGTAGAAGACCTGCTGGCCGCCGCCGGTTACCTGGAAAAGGAGTGGCAGGCCCCCGGCCTGCTGATGGGACATTCGCTGGGAGGCGCGGCGGTGCTTCAGGCAGCGGAACGGCTGGAATCGGTTCAGGCCGTGGCCACCATCGGCGCCCCCTGCAAGCCCGAACATGTGGCCCATCTGCTGTCGGACAGCAGGGAAGAGATCGAATCCAGCGGACGTGCGCATGTCGTGCTTGCCGGACGCTCCTTTACCATCAAAAAGCAATTCCTGGAGGACCTGGAGGAGCAGCATATGAATGAGATTATCCGTGGACTGGGCAAAGCGCTGCTGATCTTCCATTCGCCCGTGGATAAGACCGTGGATATCGACAATGCCGCCCACATCTACAGGATGGCGCGCCACCCCAAAAGCTTCATCTCTCTGGATAAAGCCGACCATCTGCTGAGCAAGGAGGAGGATGCCCGGTACGTAGGTTCGGTGGCCGCAGCCTGGGCCCGCCGCTACCTGTAA
- a CDS encoding carboxymuconolactone decarboxylase family protein, whose product MDFDIYTADNAPENSRPLLNAAEENFGFIPNLLGEFAESPAVLQGYLQLNEAVSQTDFSPKEQQLAILAASIENKCHYCSAVHSTILKNQLKVDEDTVNAVRSGEGLDDPKLDALVSYTRSVVRSRGHVDAGEVRSFLDAGYSKRNLLEVNLIVTLKTLSNYTNHLADTPLDEAFKPEALEFAAV is encoded by the coding sequence ATGGACTTTGATATTTATACCGCAGACAACGCTCCCGAGAACTCCCGACCGCTGCTGAATGCGGCCGAAGAGAACTTCGGTTTCATCCCCAATCTTCTGGGCGAATTTGCCGAGTCGCCCGCTGTTCTGCAGGGTTACCTGCAGCTCAACGAGGCGGTTTCGCAAACCGACTTTTCGCCCAAAGAGCAGCAGCTTGCCATCCTGGCCGCCAGCATTGAAAACAAGTGCCACTACTGCTCGGCGGTGCACTCCACCATCCTGAAAAACCAGCTCAAGGTGGATGAGGATACGGTGAACGCCGTTCGCAGCGGGGAGGGCCTGGATGACCCTAAACTGGATGCACTGGTGAGCTACACCCGCAGCGTGGTACGCAGCCGCGGTCACGTGGACGCCGGGGAGGTGCGGTCCTTCCTGGACGCCGGGTACAGCAAGCGCAACCTGCTGGAGGTAAACCTCATCGTGACGTTGAAGACCCTGAGCAACTATACCAATCACCTGGCGGATACCCCGCTGGACGAGGCCTTCAAGCCGGAAGCACTTGAATTTGCGGCCGTGTAA